The Thamnophis elegans isolate rThaEle1 chromosome 15, rThaEle1.pri, whole genome shotgun sequence genome includes a window with the following:
- the FFAR4 gene encoding free fatty acid receptor 4: MPGAGAVGNDTFFPFFSDFKDESVHLGLSVVETVVLASIFALASVANAGAIRLVLRRKGRPGAASCLVLNLFCADLLFISAIPVIAVVRWTGSWTLGEAVCHLLFFLLSLSGSVTILSLAAVSLERVVSIVRLKPSKPWKGRRVVTCLLSIWAVAALATLPLSYYFSVKPLPTRGQEMYICTLDWPGIKVEIAWDVSFATVIFLVPGLVIVISYSKILQIAKASRRRLQVGMAYSEGHHIRISKQDFKLFRTLFLLMISFFVMWSPIIITILLILVQKFQPDVNIASFFFFWIMAFTFSNSIVNPVLYNLVQFRHGWRQIFFCCQNPLGKKETTVETSAKQQNGRDFTVSVITR, encoded by the exons ATGCCCGGAGCCGGGGCTGTCGGGAACGACAcgttcttccccttcttttcggACTTCAAGGATGAGAGCGTCCACCTGGGGCTGAGCGTGGTGGAGACGGTGGTGCTGGCGTCGATCTTCGCCCTGGCTTCGGTGGCCAACGCGGGTGCCATCCGGCTGGTGCTGCGCCGCAAGGGCCGGCCGGGCGCTGCCAGCTGCCTGGTGCTCAACCTCTTCTGCGCGGACCTGCTCTTCATCAGTGCCATCCCGGTCATCGCGGTGGTGCGCTGGACCGGGAGCTGGACGCTGGGCGAGGCCgtctgccacctgctcttcttCCTCTTGAGCCTGAGTGGCAGCGTCACCATCCTCTCCCTGGCCGCCGTCAGCCTGGAGCGGGTGGTCAGCATCGTCCGGCTCAAACCCTCCAAGCCCTGGAAAGGACGGAGGGTGGTCACCTGCCTCCTGTCCATCTGGGCCGTGGCAGCTCTGGCTACCCTCCCGCTCAGCTACTACTTCAGCGTCAAGCCGCTGCCCACCAGGGGCCAG GAAATGTATATCTGCACCTTGGATTGGCCCGGAATTAAAGTAGAAATCGCTTGGGATGTCTCCTTTGCCACTGTCATCTTCCTTGTGCCAGGATTGGTCATTGTAATTAGTTATTCAAAGATTTTACAG ATCGCCAAGGCCTCGAGGAGACGCctccaggtgggcatggcctactcggaGGGGCACCACATTCGCATTTCCAAGCAAGATTTCAAATTATTCCGGACTCTGTTCCTCCTCATGATTTCCTTCTTCGTCATGTGGAGccccatcatcatcaccattctCCTCATTCTGGTCCAGAAGTTCCAACCGGACGTGAACATTGCATCGTTCTTTTTCTTCTGGATAATGGCGTTTACATTTTCCAATTCAATCGTCAACCCGGTTTTGTACAATCTGGTCCAGTTTAGACATGGCTGGAGGCAAATTTTTTTCTGTTGCCAAAACCCCCTTGGGAAAAAAGAGACTACAGTGGAGACGTCTGCGAAGCAGCAGAACGGgagagatttcacagtatccgtTATCACCAGATAA